The Brevibacterium atlanticum genome segment GCATGACCGGCGGGATTGTTGACGTAACCGACGAGAATGCTCATTTATTCACCTTCGCTGATCTGAGCTGACAGGACGGAACAGAACGGAGTGGGCGGGGCGGTGGCCCCGCCTCCCAGGATAACGGTGCCGCACCTCGGCGAACGCCCGCTGGCCCCCGGTGGGGAACCTGCCGGTGCCCGCCGGGGTACGTGCCCGCCGGGGTACGTGCCGGTCGGGCGATGGGACTGTGTCCCACCTCGGCGAGGGTGTGCCTCACGTCAGTTCCTCGGGATTGCGGAAGCGGGTGCTCGTGCCCTTCGTCGAACGGTTCCACAGCCAGGTGATGACCCACAGGACGACGCCGATGCCGACGAGCGCGACCGCGATCTGATACTGGATGAGGTCATCGAGGCGTGCCCACGGACCGACGAGGAACGCGCAGCTGAACACGCCGATCCACGGCAGGAAGGTCGGCGCCTTGAAGTGCTCGTGCGCAGCCTTCTGCTTGCGCAGGATGAGCACGGCGACGTTGACGACGGCGAAGACCGCGAGCAGCAGCAGCGAGGTGGTGCCGCCCAGCGACGCAGTCACCGATTCGGGCAGGATCGTCGTCACCGAGATGATGAGCGCGTAGGCGATGAGCGTCGTGAAGATGATCGACACCCACGGCGACCGGCGGCCGGCCAGCACCTTCGCGAACACCGGCGGGAGCACGTTCTGCTTCGCCATGCCGTAGAGCAGGCGGCTGGCCATGAGCATGTTGATGAGTGCGGAGTTCGCGACGGCGAACATCGTCATGAACGGGAAGATCGCGTCGATCGGGATCCCGGGCGCACCGGCCCGGACGACGTCGAGGAGCGGGGTCTCGCTCTCGGAGAGCTGACCGATCGGAACCGCCGCGACCGCGACGATGGACACGAGCACGTAGATCACACCGGTGATCGAGAGTCCCGAGAGCATGATCTTCGGGAAGATCCGCGGGTCCTTCGTCTCCTCGACCATGTTCACCGAGTCCTCGAACCCGACCATCGAGAAGAAGGCGAGCGCCGTCGCACCGGTGATCGCGAGGAACACGCTCTTGTCGTCGGCGGTCTCGAAGATCATCACCCGCGAGAAGTCGGCGCTGCCGGACCCCAGCGCGAAGAAGCCGACGACGATGACGAGCAGCAGACCGGTCAGTTCGATGAGAGTGAGGAAGACATTGAACCAGACACTCTCGCCGACACCGCGGAGGTTGATCGCTGCGACGAGGGTGAGGAATCCGAGCGCAATCCACATCACGCCGGTGCCCGAGATGTCCCAGCCGAAGCCGGCGACCATATTCGCCGCGAACACATTCGAGGCCGTCGACGCCGAGGTGATGCCCGAACTGAGGACGGCGAAGGCAACGAGGAAGGTGACGAAGTGGATCCCGAACGCCTTGTGCGTATACAGCGCGGCGCCCGCGGCCTCCGGGTACTTCGTGACGAGCTCCATATACGAGAACGCCGTGATGAGGGCGATCGCGAAGGCGAGGATGACCGGCGCCCAGCCGGCACCGCCGACCTGCCCCGCCACCTGGCCGGTGAGCGCGTAGACGCCCGTTCCGAGGATGTCGCCGACGATGAACAGGAGGAGAAGCTTCGGCCCCATGACCCGCTTGAGGGTCTCGGGCTGCCGCCCCTCACCTGATTCGACCGTGGTCGTCGATCCCTTGTCGCTCATGATTCCTCCGTGTCGTCAGCGGCCGGTTCGCCGCAGCCGGTTCGCCGCGGCAGGTTCACCGCAGTCCTGGCAGTCCTGGCAACTCCGACGGTGGTCAGAGCCTGACCCAGTATGCCTCAGCTCCGCACAACATCGAGAAACGCAGTGAACAGTGCCTTCGCGTCACGTTCGCTCTCAGGCCCAAGCTCCTTCGCTTCATCCAACAGCGTAGCTTTATCGAACCCGAGTGTCCGCAGTTTCTCCGCATCCCATCGCAGAATGTTCTCTCGTGTCGCCTCGGGATGGAACTGCGTCCCCCAGGCCCGGCCGACCCGGAACGCCTGGAACTCGCAGGCCTCGCTGCGCGCCAGCAGCGTCGCTTCCCCCGGCAGCGAGACGATGCGATCGACATGGCTTTCGACGAACGACGTCCGCGGTCGGATCGCGGAGAACACGAGGTCGTCGACCGCCTCGGCGGTAGCATCGATCCTCGTGTACCCCTTCTCCGGCGCCCCGGTCTGTGCGCGCACGTCACCGCCGATGACGTGCGCGATGAGCTGCCCGCCGAGACAGATTCCGAACTGCGGCAGATCCGTCTCCAACGCGCGCCGCACGAGCGCGGCCTCATCGGCCAGCCACGGCGCCCGGTCCGTCTCATCAGGCATATACCCGCCGCCGAGCATGACCAGCCCGTCATACTCACCGAGCGAATCGGGCCCCGGCAGCGGCGAGACACCCCCGATGCGCAGGTCGAACTCGACGTTCTCGCTGATCATCCACCGCGTCAGCTGCCCCGGCTGAGACTCGATGTCATTGACGATGACGAGCAGCCGGGTCATGATTCCCACCCCGCCGAGGCGGCTGTGCCGTCGGCTGAGGGCGTGCCGGTAGGTGCCGGCGTGCCGAGGAAGGCGGTGTACGCCTCCTCGTGCGCGTCGAGGACGCGCAGCGCATTGTCGAAGCCGAGCTTGCGCAGGTCGGCCTCCGACCAGCCGCGGTCGCCGAGTTCGGCGAAGAGGTTCGGGTACTGACCCGCGTCGCCGAGTCCGGTCGGCAGCTCATCGACTCCGCAGATGTCGCCGCCGAGCCCGATGTGGTCGATGCCGATCCTCTCGCGTACGTAATCGCAGTGGTCGGCGACCTGGGCCACGGTCACCTCGGGGGCGGTGCCGTTCTCCCCGGCTTCGACCCATTCGCGACGCTCGTTCGAGACGAACGAGGGCACGAACGTCATCATCGCCACTCCCCCGTTTCCGGGCACGCGATCGAGGACTTCGTCGGGGATGTTGCGCGGGTGCGGGTTGAGGCCGTACGCGCACGAGTGACTGAAGATCACGGGCAGCGTGCTGATATCCAGCGACTGGTGCATCACGGACGGCGCGACGTGGGAGAGGTCGACGATCATGCCGATCCGGTTCATCTCCGCGACGACCTCGCGGCCGAATTCGCTCAGGCCCCCGTGGTGCGGGTCGTCCGTGGCCGAGTCGGCCCAGGAGTGCGTCGTCGACCAGGTCAGCGTCATGTACCGGGCACCGGCGCGGGCGTACGAGCGCAGCAGCGCAAGCGACTCGTCGATCTGCTGGCCGCCCTCGACACCCATGAGGGAAGCGACCTTCCCGGCGGCGCGAGCGGCGCGGACGTCGGCGGCAGTGCGGGCGTAGGCGAGTCGTTCGGGATAAGCGCTGACCACGCGATTGACCGCGTCGATCTGCTCCCACGTCGCCTTGACGGCATCCGCCCCGGTGATCGAGGAGTGGACGTAGACGGACCAGTACTGCGCGGAGACGTTCCCGGCCGCCAGCTGATCCATCGTGGTGAACGGCGAGACTGCCGGGTCATTGAGGCCCTCGACGCTGTAGTCGCGCTCTTCGCGCAGGAACCAGGCGAGGTCGTTGTGTCCGTCGAAGACGTCGATGCTCATGTGCTTCTCCTTGCTCGTGGGGTGCTGCTGGTGGGGTGCCGCTCGTGGGGTGCTGATCGGGTGCCGGCAGGGTGTGACGGAGCGCTGATCGCGTGCTCCGGTCTGTCACTGATCGCTTCGGTCAAAACTCGCGTCGGTGGAGACGTGTTCTTCGACCGTACCGATAAGTGAGCGTTACGCAGAGACGGACTGGGTGCGCGAGACACCGGCGGTGCGCGACATGGTGGACCCGACCGGACCGACTCGAGACCCGACCGACTCGACCGGCCCGACCCGGCGACCTAGAGGAATCGGTGGATGGCCTCGCCGGCCTCGCGCATGATCGGCATGACGTCGACGACGCGGTCGGTGCCCGGCTCCCAGTTCGCGAAGACCGCATAGGCCACGCGCCGCTGCCGCGTCATGACGATTCCGGCATCGGCCCGGATCGTCCCGTTCGTGCCCGTCTTGTTCCACACCCACACGTCGCGCTGGTAGTTGTAGTGGGCCAGGGGATCGAGATCGAACGCCGAGGCGACCATCGACGTGTCCGCGCCGGCGCCCAACCAGCGACGGAAGATCTCGTTCGTCGACTCATCCCAGAACTCGTCCTTCGCATGGCGGGCCATGAAATCGCTGATCTCCGCGGCCGTACCGGTCGACAGGGTCCGCGGCGCCTTCGCCGGTCGCGGCCAGCGCAGGAAGTCGTGCAGGCTCGAGTTCGAGTACCCGAGCTTCTCCACCTGCGCCGCAACGTTCTCGAGGCCGACACGACGGATGAGCACATTCGTCGCGAAGTTGTCGCTGAAGGCCCCGATGAGCAGCGCCACGTCGAAGATGCTCAGATCGTCCTGCTCCATGAGGTACCAGATCCCGGACTCGTCGACCCGTTCAGACGGCCGGCGGTGCAGACGTTCCTCCAGGTCGAGAGTGCCGTCCTTGTACATCTGCAGCGCCGTGTGCAGCAGGAACACCTTGCCCATGCTGGCGGTGTCGAGTTCGTCGTGCTCGTGGTGGGCGAACACATTCTCCCCGCTGTCGATGTCGAAGGCCACAGCGCTGAAGCGCACCCCCGGCAGTCCGTCGAAGTCCAGTTCGCTCATAATCGCGCTCCTGTCAGTCTCGTGGTCGTCGTACTAGTCAAATGCTCGCGCTCTTCACGCGCTGCCTGTGCGGGCCGCCGGGTCCACCCACATCCGCGGCTGCCCGTCCGCCGGCGCTTCGAGCGTGACAGCGACGCCGAGCGGCACGCTCGGGGCATCCGGGTCATGCCCGAATCCCATCTCGCTGATGATCGGAATGCCCGCATCGCCGAGGTAGTCCATCATCAGCGCCTCGACCTCGTCGACCGGCGCGCAGTCCTCCCACGATCCGAGCACCACCGCCTCGGCCGAGGCGAACCATCCGCCGCGGACGAGCTGAACCATGAGGTTGTCGAGCCGGTACAACTCCTCGTCGACATCTTCGAGCATGAGAATCGTCGGCCCGTTCGTCTCCCGCCACCGGCTCGCACCGAGCAGTTCCGGACTGCCGATCCCGGCCGCCACGAGGCTGAGGTTCCCCCCGCCGAGGCGGCCCTGCGCCGTCCCCGGGACCAACGTCCGCGCCCGGCTCAGCCGGCGGGTCGCGGCAGCACCGTCTTGGGTGGGCGAAATGGTCGGCTCACCGGCGGATTCATCCGACCATTTCGCCCACTTAAGCGACGGGTGGGCGGGTGCGGAGGCGCCAGCAACGTCCTCGCCTGCACCAGCTGGGTCCGCCGGGAAACCGAGTTCGCGGCCGCCCCAGGGGTGGAAGAGCCAGGAAGCCACCTCGTCTGGGACCACGGTCGAACTCTTGAACGGGTCGTTGCCGACCATCGGGCAGAACAGGGTCGCCACCCCGAGGTGGTGTTCCCAGGCCTGGTGGAGGGCGGTGATGTCCGAGGACCCGGTGAGCAGCTTCGGCCGGCCGTCTCGGCGTCGCAGATGTCGGCGCATGAGGTCGAAGTCGATGCCGTCGAGCAGACGCATCGCCCCGTATCCGCCGCGCAGAGCGATGACGGCATCGGTGTCCGGATCGCACCAGGCGTCGACGAGGTCGCTGCGGCGCTGCTCGTCGGTGCCGGCGAGATACTTCACCCGAGGATGCCGGGCGCGGACGTTCTCACCCGGGACGACGCGAAGCCCCCAGGATTCGAGCTGGGTGATCGCGCGCAGCAGCGACTCCTCGTCGGTGGGCCCGGACGGCGCGATGAGACGCACGGTGTCACCGGGCCGCAGGGGTGCGGTGCCGAGGTATGGGCTCGACACCTTCACACCCGCACCATCTGCCACTGCGTCAGATTCGACTGTTTCCGGGCTACTCATTCCTCACCAGACTCTGACTTCCCAGTCGCGGAACCGCGGCGAGCAGCTCCTGCGTGTAGGCGTGCTGTGGGTCTTTCAGCACCGTGTCGACATCACCGTATTCCACAATCTCGCCTTTCTTCATCACTGCCACTGTATCCGCGATGTTCCAGGCCAGACCCAGGTCGTGGGTGATGATGAGTGCGCTCATCCCGAGGTTCTTCTTCAGCGCGAGGAACAGGGACAGGATCTCCCCGCGCACCGAGGCGTCCAGGGACGCCACCGGCTCGTCGGCGATGAGCACCTGCGGATCCAAGGCGAGCGCCCCGGCGATGACGACCCTCTGCCGCTGTCCGCCGGAGAGCTCCTGCGGGATCGACTCGAGGTAGTCCGCGGCCGGGGTGAGCTCGGCGGCTTCGAGGGCACCGATGACCCTCTCGTACTCGCGATCCTTGATCCCCTGCACGCGCAGTCCTTCGACGACCGCCTCGTAGACGCTGCGTTTGGGGTTGAGTGAACCCGACGGGTCCTGCAGGATCATCTGCACCTGCCGCCGGAACGTCCGCAGCGCCTTCGCCTTCTTCGGCAGCGGCTTGCCCGCGAACGACAGCTGCGAACCCGGCTCCACGTCCTGCAGCCCCAGCAGCGACCGCGCCAGGGTCGTCTTCCCCGAACCGGACTGGCCGACGACGGCGAGGATCTCCGCCTTGTGCAGCGCCAGGTCCACGCCGCGGACGGCTCTCTCCCGGCCATGCCGGGTGTCGAAGGAGACGCTGAGGTCCTTCGCCTCGAGCACCACCTCGTCGGTCATGGTGAACGGCTCCGCCCGGGTCACCTCGGCGGGTTTGAGCGTCCTGGGATTCAGCCGGGATTCGGGGTCGCCGATCTGCGGGAACGCACCGGCGAGCTGCTTCGTGTACTCCTCCTGGGGTCGCAGGCACACGTCGTCGCTGGGCCCGTACTCGACGAGCTTCCCGTGCCGCATGAT includes the following:
- a CDS encoding APC family permease — protein: MSDKGSTTTVESGEGRQPETLKRVMGPKLLLLFIVGDILGTGVYALTGQVAGQVGGAGWAPVILAFAIALITAFSYMELVTKYPEAAGAALYTHKAFGIHFVTFLVAFAVLSSGITSASTASNVFAANMVAGFGWDISGTGVMWIALGFLTLVAAINLRGVGESVWFNVFLTLIELTGLLLVIVVGFFALGSGSADFSRVMIFETADDKSVFLAITGATALAFFSMVGFEDSVNMVEETKDPRIFPKIMLSGLSITGVIYVLVSIVAVAAVPIGQLSESETPLLDVVRAGAPGIPIDAIFPFMTMFAVANSALINMLMASRLLYGMAKQNVLPPVFAKVLAGRRSPWVSIIFTTLIAYALIISVTTILPESVTASLGGTTSLLLLAVFAVVNVAVLILRKQKAAHEHFKAPTFLPWIGVFSCAFLVGPWARLDDLIQYQIAVALVGIGVVLWVITWLWNRSTKGTSTRFRNPEELT
- a CDS encoding dipeptidase, with translation MSIDVFDGHNDLAWFLREERDYSVEGLNDPAVSPFTTMDQLAAGNVSAQYWSVYVHSSITGADAVKATWEQIDAVNRVVSAYPERLAYARTAADVRAARAAGKVASLMGVEGGQQIDESLALLRSYARAGARYMTLTWSTTHSWADSATDDPHHGGLSEFGREVVAEMNRIGMIVDLSHVAPSVMHQSLDISTLPVIFSHSCAYGLNPHPRNIPDEVLDRVPGNGGVAMMTFVPSFVSNERREWVEAGENGTAPEVTVAQVADHCDYVRERIGIDHIGLGGDICGVDELPTGLGDAGQYPNLFAELGDRGWSEADLRKLGFDNALRVLDAHEEAYTAFLGTPAPTGTPSADGTAASAGWES
- a CDS encoding ATP-binding cassette domain-containing protein encodes the protein MTDLSFENVSITYRSSSDRGDVVAVEDVSLDLPAGATLGIAGESGSGKSTLIMSALRLLPKSARLDGRVLLGGQDLKDLNFGQIRAVRWAQASIVFQGALHSLNPVREVGKQIIEALEHHAKGTWTTPEKRRDRMFELLSEVDLDRSKAIAYPHELSGGQKQRIMIAMALACEPDIIIADEPTTALDVIVQKQILSGLAALVAERGISLLMISHDLAVLSAVCAKLAIMRHGKLVEYGPSDDVCLRPQEEYTKQLAGAFPQIGDPESRLNPRTLKPAEVTRAEPFTMTDEVVLEAKDLSVSFDTRHGRERAVRGVDLALHKAEILAVVGQSGSGKTTLARSLLGLQDVEPGSQLSFAGKPLPKKAKALRTFRRQVQMILQDPSGSLNPKRSVYEAVVEGLRVQGIKDREYERVIGALEAAELTPAADYLESIPQELSGGQRQRVVIAGALALDPQVLIADEPVASLDASVRGEILSLFLALKKNLGMSALIITHDLGLAWNIADTVAVMKKGEIVEYGDVDTVLKDPQHAYTQELLAAVPRLGSQSLVRNE
- a CDS encoding serine hydrolase, which encodes MSELDFDGLPGVRFSAVAFDIDSGENVFAHHEHDELDTASMGKVFLLHTALQMYKDGTLDLEERLHRRPSERVDESGIWYLMEQDDLSIFDVALLIGAFSDNFATNVLIRRVGLENVAAQVEKLGYSNSSLHDFLRWPRPAKAPRTLSTGTAAEISDFMARHAKDEFWDESTNEIFRRWLGAGADTSMVASAFDLDPLAHYNYQRDVWVWNKTGTNGTIRADAGIVMTRQRRVAYAVFANWEPGTDRVVDVMPIMREAGEAIHRFL
- a CDS encoding S66 peptidase family protein — translated: MADGAGVKVSSPYLGTAPLRPGDTVRLIAPSGPTDEESLLRAITQLESWGLRVVPGENVRARHPRVKYLAGTDEQRRSDLVDAWCDPDTDAVIALRGGYGAMRLLDGIDFDLMRRHLRRRDGRPKLLTGSSDITALHQAWEHHLGVATLFCPMVGNDPFKSSTVVPDEVASWLFHPWGGRELGFPADPAGAGEDVAGASAPAHPSLKWAKWSDESAGEPTISPTQDGAAATRRLSRARTLVPGTAQGRLGGGNLSLVAAGIGSPELLGASRWRETNGPTILMLEDVDEELYRLDNLMVQLVRGGWFASAEAVVLGSWEDCAPVDEVEALMMDYLGDAGIPIISEMGFGHDPDAPSVPLGVAVTLEAPADGQPRMWVDPAARTGSA
- a CDS encoding type 1 glutamine amidotransferase, coding for MTRLLVIVNDIESQPGQLTRWMISENVEFDLRIGGVSPLPGPDSLGEYDGLVMLGGGYMPDETDRAPWLADEAALVRRALETDLPQFGICLGGQLIAHVIGGDVRAQTGAPEKGYTRIDATAEAVDDLVFSAIRPRTSFVESHVDRIVSLPGEATLLARSEACEFQAFRVGRAWGTQFHPEATRENILRWDAEKLRTLGFDKATLLDEAKELGPESERDAKALFTAFLDVVRS